In one Pseudomonas fitomaticsae genomic region, the following are encoded:
- a CDS encoding type I secretion system permease/ATPase gives MKMAKAPATAPLFKALGDYKSILISVGCFTALINVLMLVPSIYMLQVYDRVLSSQNETTLAMLSLMVVGFFAFIGLLEVVRSFIVIRIGSQLERRFNLRVYQAAFERNLFKGEGNAGQSLGDLTHIRQFVTGPALFAFFDAPWFPVYLFVIYLFNVWLGVLATAGALLLIALACLNEYMTKKPLGEAAGYSQKSSQLATSHLHNAETIQAMGMLGSLRKRWFQVHSRFLGLQNQASDTGAVISSLSKTLRLCLQSLVLGLGALLVIKGDMTAGMMIAGSILMGRVLSPIDQLIAVWKQWSGAKLAYRRLDALLQAFPPSDDAMALPAPKGQITFEQVSAGPPGQRAATLHMVNFNLAAGEVLGVLGASGSGKSTLARVLVGVWPALGGTVRLDGADIHRWNRDQLGPYIGYLPQDIELFSGSIAENIARFSEADPQKVVAAAQQAGVHELILRMPQGYDTQLGEDGSGLSGGQKQRVALARALYGNPSLVVLDEPNSNLDTVGEAALSSAIVQLKAQGTTVVLVTHRSSVLAQADKLLVLNDGRLQAFGPSHDVLKALSGNLPQQNEKPAQAPAGLSMSRQYQPTTRNSGV, from the coding sequence ATGAAGATGGCGAAGGCCCCAGCCACCGCTCCCTTATTCAAGGCATTGGGTGACTATAAGAGCATTCTGATCAGCGTCGGATGCTTTACCGCACTGATTAACGTGCTGATGCTGGTGCCCTCCATTTATATGCTTCAGGTCTATGACCGGGTGCTGTCTTCGCAGAACGAAACCACCCTGGCGATGCTGTCGTTGATGGTCGTCGGTTTCTTTGCCTTCATTGGTCTGCTGGAAGTGGTGCGAAGTTTTATCGTGATCCGCATCGGCAGCCAGCTCGAGCGCCGGTTCAACCTGCGGGTCTATCAGGCGGCGTTCGAGCGCAACCTGTTCAAGGGCGAGGGCAACGCCGGGCAGTCGCTGGGCGACCTGACCCACATTCGCCAGTTCGTCACCGGGCCTGCGCTGTTCGCATTCTTCGATGCGCCGTGGTTTCCGGTCTATCTGTTCGTGATTTATCTGTTCAACGTCTGGCTCGGCGTGCTGGCCACGGCGGGTGCACTGCTGTTGATCGCGCTGGCGTGCCTGAACGAATACATGACCAAGAAACCGCTGGGTGAAGCCGCCGGTTACTCGCAGAAATCCAGCCAGTTGGCCACCAGCCATTTGCACAACGCTGAAACCATTCAAGCCATGGGCATGCTTGGCTCGCTGCGCAAACGCTGGTTCCAGGTGCATTCGCGGTTCCTCGGCCTGCAGAACCAGGCCAGCGACACTGGCGCGGTGATCAGCTCGCTAAGCAAAACCTTGCGCCTGTGCCTGCAATCGCTGGTGCTGGGCCTCGGCGCACTGTTGGTCATCAAGGGCGACATGACCGCCGGGATGATGATCGCCGGTTCCATCCTGATGGGCCGGGTGTTGAGCCCGATCGACCAGTTGATCGCCGTGTGGAAGCAGTGGAGCGGGGCGAAGCTGGCTTACCGCCGCCTCGATGCATTGCTGCAAGCCTTCCCGCCGAGCGATGACGCCATGGCCCTGCCGGCGCCGAAAGGCCAGATCACCTTCGAACAGGTCAGCGCCGGCCCTCCGGGGCAGCGTGCCGCGACCTTGCACATGGTCAACTTCAACCTGGCGGCCGGTGAAGTGCTGGGCGTGCTCGGTGCCTCCGGCTCCGGCAAGTCGACTCTGGCGCGAGTGCTGGTCGGCGTATGGCCGGCCCTCGGTGGCACGGTGCGCCTGGACGGCGCCGACATTCACCGCTGGAACCGCGATCAGCTCGGCCCGTACATCGGCTATCTGCCGCAGGACATCGAACTGTTCAGCGGCAGCATCGCCGAGAACATCGCCCGCTTCAGTGAAGCCGATCCGCAAAAGGTCGTGGCCGCCGCGCAACAGGCCGGGGTGCACGAACTGATCCTGCGCATGCCGCAAGGCTACGACACACAACTGGGCGAGGACGGCAGTGGTTTGTCCGGCGGCCAGAAACAGCGCGTGGCATTGGCCCGTGCGTTGTACGGCAACCCGAGCCTGGTGGTGCTGGACGAGCCGAACTCCAACCTCGACACCGTCGGCGAAGCCGCGTTGTCCAGCGCGATTGTGCAGCTCAAGGCCCAGGGCACCACCGTGGTGCTGGTGACGCACCGTTCTTCGGTGCTGGCCCAGGCCGACAAGTTGCTGGTACTCAACGACGGTCGTCTGCAAGCGTTCGGCCCGAGCCACGATGTGCTCAAGGCGCTTTCCGGCAACCTGCCCCAACAAAATGAAAAACCTGCACAGGCACCGGCCGGGCTCAGCATGAGCCGACAGTATCAGCCGACGACAAGGAATTCCGGTGTATGA
- a CDS encoding HlyD family type I secretion periplasmic adaptor subunit, protein MSSANMNTQNEATMEHAYITERPERDAKFFARMGWILALVGAGSFFTWAALAPLDQGIPVQGTVVVSGKRKAVQSMSSGVVSRILVREGEIVKQGQPLFRLDQTQVAADVQSLQAQYRMAWASLARWEAERDNLKQVTFPAELSNDPDPRLALVLEGQRQLFSSRREAFSREQAALRASIEGATAQLAGMRRARTDLNAQADSLQQQLSNLQPLADNGYIPRNRLMEYQRQLSQVQQQLAENTGESGRVEQGILESRLKLQQHGEEYQKEVRSQLAEAQLKSVTLSEQLTSAGFDLQHSEILATADGVAVNLGVHTEGAVVRQGETLLEIVPQGTRLEVEGHLPINLIDKVGTHLPVDILFTAFNQSKTPRVPGEVSLISADQMVDEKTGVPYYVLRSSVSDQAMEKLNGLVIKPGMPAEMFVRTGERSLLNYLFKPLLDRAGSALTEE, encoded by the coding sequence ATGAGCAGCGCGAACATGAACACGCAAAACGAAGCGACGATGGAACACGCGTACATCACCGAACGCCCGGAGCGCGATGCAAAGTTTTTCGCCCGCATGGGCTGGATTCTGGCACTGGTCGGCGCCGGCAGTTTCTTCACCTGGGCGGCATTGGCGCCGCTGGATCAAGGCATTCCGGTACAAGGCACCGTGGTGGTGTCGGGCAAGCGCAAAGCCGTGCAGTCGATGAGCAGCGGCGTGGTCAGCCGGATTCTGGTGCGCGAGGGCGAGATCGTGAAACAGGGCCAGCCGCTGTTTCGCCTCGACCAGACCCAGGTCGCCGCCGACGTGCAGTCGTTGCAGGCGCAATACCGCATGGCCTGGGCCAGCCTCGCGCGCTGGGAGGCCGAGCGTGACAACCTCAAGCAAGTGACCTTTCCGGCGGAACTGAGCAATGACCCCGATCCGCGTCTGGCGCTGGTGCTGGAAGGCCAGCGGCAATTGTTCAGCAGCCGCCGCGAAGCGTTTTCCCGCGAACAGGCCGCCTTGCGCGCCAGTATCGAAGGCGCCACCGCGCAACTGGCGGGCATGCGCCGCGCCCGTACCGATCTCAATGCGCAAGCCGATTCGCTGCAACAGCAGTTGAGCAACCTGCAACCGCTGGCCGACAACGGCTACATCCCGCGTAACCGCTTGATGGAATACCAGCGTCAACTGTCGCAGGTGCAGCAGCAACTGGCCGAGAACACCGGCGAAAGTGGTCGCGTGGAGCAGGGCATTCTCGAATCCCGCCTGAAACTGCAACAGCACGGCGAGGAATACCAGAAGGAAGTCCGCAGCCAACTGGCCGAGGCGCAACTGAAAAGCGTCACGCTGTCGGAGCAACTGACCTCCGCCGGTTTCGACCTGCAGCACAGCGAAATCCTCGCCACCGCCGACGGCGTGGCGGTCAACCTCGGGGTGCACACCGAAGGCGCAGTGGTACGCCAGGGCGAAACCTTGCTGGAAATCGTCCCGCAAGGCACACGCCTGGAAGTCGAAGGGCACTTGCCGATCAACCTGATCGACAAGGTCGGTACGCACCTGCCGGTGGACATCCTGTTCACCGCCTTCAACCAGAGCAAGACCCCACGGGTTCCCGGCGAAGTCAGCCTGATTTCCGCCGACCAGATGGTCGACGAGAAAACCGGCGTGCCGTATTACGTGTTGCGCAGCAGCGTCAGCGACCAGGCCATGGAAAAACTCAACGGTCTGGTGATCAAACCGGGTATGCCGGCGGAAATGTTCGTGCGCACTGGCGAACGTTCACTCCTCAACTACCTGTTCAAGCCGTTGCTCGACCGCGCCGGTTCCGCGTTGACCGAAGAATAA